The following are encoded together in the Clostridium sp. BJN0013 genome:
- a CDS encoding pyridoxamine 5'-phosphate oxidase family protein, which yields MNEVYQYLKDIGTYYLATSEGDQPRVRPFGTIAIFEGNLYIQTGNVKKVFAQMKKNPKVEICAMGKDGTWIRITATAVQDDRVEARQHMLDEYPNLKNMYAADDGNCEVLYLKSATATIYSFTEKPKTIKF from the coding sequence ATGAATGAAGTTTATCAATATCTAAAAGATATCGGTACCTATTACCTAGCAACATCTGAAGGCGATCAACCAAGGGTTCGACCTTTTGGTACAATAGCTATCTTTGAAGGAAATCTTTACATTCAGACTGGAAACGTCAAAAAGGTATTTGCACAAATGAAAAAGAATCCTAAAGTTGAGATCTGTGCTATGGGTAAAGATGGAACTTGGATACGTATTACAGCCACTGCTGTACAGGATGACAGAGTTGAAGCTAGACAACATATGCTTGATGAATATCCAAATCTTAAAAATATGTATGCTGCTGACGATGGAAATTGTGAAGTACTTTACCTAAAAAGTGCAACTGCCACCATATATTCCTTTACAGAAAAACCTAAAACTATTAAGTTTTAA
- a CDS encoding zf-HC2 domain-containing protein, protein MKISCEIVKDLLPLYHDNICSKESRTIVEEHLLECDTCKKYLDDMNSNFIKTNAEKSAEQVKSDILKGIKKKLLRKNVMISAVSVICAIAVLLGGFLLIFHYQMPIPYENGLVSVKMGDNGMLDIYFNGDDYYCSHEWNATIEKDGIKQYVAYIYYTDTIWTKYFSKPQKDKKYKYSINNSMFFNYDNGNEFIEAKKEISAVYYLDYSHIPKLSTKELQKNSSKAVLLWKK, encoded by the coding sequence ATGAAAATTTCCTGTGAAATAGTTAAAGACTTACTACCACTCTACCATGATAATATTTGCAGTAAGGAAAGTCGTACCATTGTCGAGGAACACTTACTAGAGTGTGATACCTGCAAAAAATATCTTGATGATATGAATAGTAATTTCATTAAAACTAATGCCGAGAAATCAGCAGAGCAAGTAAAATCTGATATATTAAAAGGAATAAAAAAGAAGCTGCTCAGAAAAAATGTTATGATATCAGCTGTTTCAGTTATATGTGCAATAGCTGTATTATTAGGAGGATTTTTACTTATCTTTCACTACCAGATGCCAATTCCCTATGAAAATGGACTAGTAAGTGTGAAAATGGGAGATAATGGAATGCTTGATATTTATTTTAACGGAGATGATTACTACTGTTCACATGAATGGAACGCCACAATTGAAAAGGATGGTATAAAGCAGTATGTTGCATATATTTATTATACAGATACTATATGGACAAAGTATTTTTCTAAGCCACAAAAGGATAAGAAATATAAATATTCAATTAACAATAGTATGTTTTTTAATTATGATAACGGCAATGAATTTATAGAGGCAAAAAAAGAGATATCAGCGGTGTATTATCTAGATTACTCACATATTCCAAAACTATCTACGAAAGAACTACAAAAGAATTCCTCAAAGGCAGTTCTTCTTTGGAAAAAGTAG
- a CDS encoding sensor histidine kinase: protein MIYIVCILSVVTILCLIKYYFTKINIHALIAQTNRLNRLISESNEQIKVFAPDKTTEKLAIEINHLVDCYKALQLKNVKEKQQYKKILANFSHDLRTPLTSIMGYIDITLHLELSEKDKEKYLETVQYKLKTLNNLVDSLYDLSLIDAKEYPVQLNPHSLFQLLCDSLLLFYQDFEDKGILLQLSLDEKVPLVLLDEKITNRVLLNLLQNVIRYAKSYCKVDLGVTDEYVNISISNDCESLSEEDVLQLFNCTYKADINRSKYSSGLGLAIAKELMELQLSTVNADYHDNTLTFILCFKR from the coding sequence ATGATTTATATTGTGTGTATACTGTCAGTTGTAACTATCCTCTGTCTGATAAAATATTATTTTACTAAAATAAATATCCATGCATTAATTGCACAAACTAACAGATTGAATAGGCTTATTTCTGAAAGTAATGAACAAATTAAGGTGTTTGCCCCTGATAAAACAACAGAGAAGCTGGCTATTGAAATTAATCATTTAGTTGATTGCTATAAGGCATTACAATTGAAAAATGTTAAAGAAAAGCAGCAGTACAAAAAAATCTTAGCTAACTTTTCTCACGACTTACGGACACCACTAACCTCCATTATGGGATATATTGACATAACTTTGCATTTAGAACTATCGGAAAAAGACAAAGAAAAATATTTAGAGACTGTGCAATATAAATTGAAAACCTTAAACAATCTGGTGGATTCATTATATGATTTATCTTTAATTGATGCCAAGGAGTATCCGGTGCAGTTAAACCCGCACTCATTATTTCAGCTGCTGTGTGATAGTTTATTACTGTTTTATCAAGACTTTGAAGATAAAGGCATTTTATTACAGTTGAGTCTTGATGAAAAAGTTCCGTTGGTGTTATTGGATGAAAAAATTACCAATAGGGTATTGTTGAATTTACTCCAAAATGTTATACGTTATGCTAAATCATACTGCAAAGTTGATTTGGGAGTAACGGATGAGTATGTTAATATCAGCATCAGCAACGATTGTGAGTCCTTAAGTGAGGAAGATGTATTACAACTTTTTAACTGTACATACAAGGCTGATATTAATCGTTCTAAGTACTCTTCAGGTTTAGGTTTGGCCATTGCCAAAGAGCTGATGGAATTACAACTAAGTACTGTAAATGCAGATTATCATGATAATACTTTGACATTTATATTATGTTTTAAACGTTAA
- a CDS encoding IS4 family transposase — MLNTQEYIITELKKSLESMIFLTAPRLRILVAIIIGIIDSGSVVLSKIAQELKSDFSEATEASKVKRIFRFLTNDKINTDIVQYHFARTLLKKYKNHSGKVHIIFDHTTKEDVFTILQFSLRVDNRVIPLWHKIFEYQDKKNKEFEHVYEGLKVVHELLSPYNFDVILLADRGFRSVELFKFIDEELKWKYAIRCISTTNVRISNKPGIKKLSDIKIKANKRKSFEKVLLTEEKYECNLGVALAEDNDVWYIATNMKPQKAINEYQKRFDIEEAFRDLKSNGFNMEDSWSKGITYFKNLYLCLSIAYTWLIILGKICTKNKKNKELGAVRINKNKKTIRVYSLFRAGLKWFKRCYNDYRKKYRLNFDFILHEK; from the coding sequence ATGTTAAATACTCAAGAATATATTATCACAGAACTGAAAAAAAGCCTAGAATCTATGATTTTTTTGACAGCACCTAGATTAAGAATTTTAGTAGCAATTATAATAGGAATTATAGACTCAGGATCAGTTGTGCTATCAAAAATTGCACAAGAATTAAAGAGCGACTTCAGTGAGGCAACTGAAGCAAGTAAAGTAAAAAGGATTTTCAGATTCTTAACAAATGATAAAATAAATACTGATATAGTTCAATACCATTTTGCAAGGACTCTTCTGAAGAAATATAAGAATCATTCAGGAAAGGTTCATATAATTTTTGACCATACCACAAAAGAGGATGTATTTACTATTCTTCAATTTTCACTAAGGGTTGATAACAGAGTGATTCCATTGTGGCATAAAATATTTGAGTATCAAGATAAGAAAAACAAAGAATTTGAGCATGTCTATGAAGGATTAAAAGTGGTTCATGAACTCTTATCCCCTTATAATTTTGATGTAATTCTTTTAGCTGATAGAGGCTTTAGAAGTGTTGAATTGTTTAAGTTTATTGATGAAGAATTAAAATGGAAATATGCAATAAGATGTATATCAACTACAAATGTTAGAATTTCAAACAAGCCTGGAATCAAAAAATTGAGTGACATAAAGATAAAAGCAAATAAGCGAAAATCCTTTGAGAAAGTGCTGTTAACAGAGGAAAAATATGAATGCAATCTGGGAGTTGCCTTAGCAGAAGATAATGATGTATGGTATATTGCAACAAACATGAAGCCCCAAAAAGCTATAAATGAATATCAAAAAAGATTTGATATTGAGGAAGCATTCAGAGATTTAAAGAGCAATGGATTTAATATGGAGGATAGCTGGTCAAAAGGAATAACTTATTTTAAGAACTTATATTTATGTCTTTCCATAGCCTATACTTGGCTTATAATATTAGGAAAAATCTGCACAAAGAATAAGAAAAATAAAGAGCTGGGAGCTGTAAGGATTAACAAGAATAAAAAGACAATAAGGGTATACAGTCTGTTTAGGGCGGGTTTGAAATGGTTTAAGAGATGCTACAATGATTATAGAAAAAAGTACAGGCTTAATTTTGATTTTATTCTACATGAGAAGTAA
- a CDS encoding AAA family ATPase codes for MYIEKVTVKNFTVFENLEIDFCRGINILIGENGTGKTHLMKLMYAPLAKRNSRSMVFWEDVFTHNTGVQTVPDYFRRNKHQKFFIKILFNGDKSYENKDGILSQKFYDVSTVFIPAVEMLSHSKGFLALERERSIPFDRTLIDIIAKAELGESKKVSDLNKNILETLSDVIDGKVIYENDTFFILKKNGLKVEFSMEAEGIKI; via the coding sequence TTGTATATAGAGAAAGTTACTGTGAAGAATTTCACAGTATTTGAAAACTTAGAAATAGATTTTTGCAGGGGAATAAATATTTTAATTGGAGAAAATGGTACAGGCAAAACACATTTGATGAAGTTGATGTATGCACCTCTTGCAAAAAGAAACAGTAGATCCATGGTATTTTGGGAGGATGTATTCACTCATAATACTGGAGTTCAAACAGTACCAGATTATTTTAGAAGGAATAAGCATCAAAAATTTTTCATAAAAATTTTATTTAATGGGGATAAGTCATATGAAAATAAAGATGGTATATTAAGTCAAAAATTTTATGATGTGAGTACAGTATTTATTCCTGCTGTGGAGATGCTGTCACATTCAAAAGGCTTTTTAGCCTTAGAACGCGAGAGAAGTATTCCTTTTGATAGAACATTGATTGACATAATTGCTAAAGCAGAGTTAGGAGAGAGTAAAAAAGTATCGGATTTAAATAAGAACATTTTAGAAACACTATCCGATGTCATTGATGGAAAAGTAATCTATGAAAATGATACATTCTTTATATTGAAAAAGAATGGCCTAAAGGTTGAATTTTCAATGGAAGCAGAAGGTATTAAAATATAG
- a CDS encoding ATP-binding cassette domain-containing protein, producing the protein MKTPILKITNLEKRYKNQVALESTDFELYKGEICAIIGKNGAGKSTLFKMIAEEIFPTKGEITLFGEPYGKHNARRRMGVMIETDVFFDNFNAHQNLEYYRLLRGIPEKAVIEKVLNRVGLAQHNRKKFSQYSLGMKQRLSLVLALLSSPDFLLLDEPTNGLDAEGMVEMRQLFLKLNQEHQITILISSHILSQLQSIATRFVFLNKGKVVQDLSRKELLEMSQQFIFLRVNDAKKACFILENHFVDMDYRVLAGEQLEIYNYIAQRQKINRLLNEGNVDILEMTVKSKNLEEYFLGLVGGDENVESN; encoded by the coding sequence ATGAAAACACCAATTTTAAAAATAACTAATTTAGAGAAAAGGTATAAAAACCAGGTTGCCTTGGAGAGTACTGACTTTGAACTATATAAAGGGGAAATATGTGCTATTATCGGAAAAAATGGTGCTGGTAAATCAACTTTATTTAAGATGATTGCTGAGGAAATATTTCCCACAAAAGGTGAGATTACTTTGTTTGGCGAACCCTATGGAAAGCATAATGCCCGCAGGAGAATGGGTGTCATGATTGAAACTGATGTGTTTTTTGATAACTTTAATGCCCACCAAAATTTAGAGTACTATCGCTTGCTGCGTGGAATTCCTGAAAAGGCAGTAATTGAGAAGGTATTAAATAGGGTAGGTCTTGCACAACATAATCGGAAGAAATTCTCCCAATATTCATTAGGGATGAAACAGCGGTTATCATTGGTATTGGCTTTATTGTCTTCACCGGATTTTTTGCTTTTAGATGAGCCAACCAATGGTCTGGATGCTGAAGGAATGGTTGAAATGCGTCAACTGTTTCTTAAATTAAATCAAGAACATCAAATTACAATTTTGATTTCAAGTCATATTTTATCACAGCTTCAATCAATTGCCACACGTTTTGTTTTTTTAAATAAAGGTAAAGTTGTTCAAGATTTATCCCGGAAAGAATTATTGGAAATGAGTCAGCAGTTTATTTTCCTTCGTGTCAATGATGCTAAGAAAGCTTGCTTTATATTAGAAAATCATTTTGTAGATATGGACTATAGGGTTTTAGCCGGTGAGCAGTTGGAGATTTATAATTATATTGCACAACGTCAAAAAATTAATAGGCTCTTAAATGAAGGTAATGTGGATATTTTAGAAATGACGGTTAAAAGTAAGAACTTAGAAGAATATTTCTTAGGTCTGGTAGGAGGTGATGAGAATGTTGAATCTAATTAG
- the asnB gene encoding asparagine synthase B: MCTIMCYTGTDMKHGRFAEALQRTESRGPDMMEILTLPSGILGFQRLSIMDLSFSGMQPFTRKMDAAICNGEIYGFREIKNELIKKGHKFISDSDCEILLPMYYEYGLDMFSKLDAEFATVIYDGKKDSYIAARDPIGIRPLFYGYSESGKIIFASEAKNLIGLTDKITPFPPGHYYADGKFTCYCDIAETKGDYRKDALEVIFNKIHDKLTAAVEKRMDADAPVGFLLSGGLDSSLVCAIAQKMNPKKTIRTFSIGMTEDAIDLKYAKEVADYIHSDHTVVYMTKEEVLQSLDEVIKILGTYDITTIRASMGMYLICKKIHEISDIRVLLTGEISDELFGYKYTDFAPNAEEFQKESQKRIRELHMYDVLRADRCISSNSLEARVPFGDLDFVEYVMSIDPEKKLNKYNMGKYLLRRSFEGDYLPHDILYREKAAFSDAVGHSMVDYLKEYAETCYSDEEFEETCKNYEYHARPFTKESLLYREIFEKYYLGQAEMIMDFWMPNKEWEGCDVNDPSARVLSNYGASGK; encoded by the coding sequence ATGTGTACAATCATGTGTTATACAGGAACAGACATGAAACATGGAAGATTTGCAGAGGCACTTCAAAGAACAGAGTCCAGAGGACCGGATATGATGGAAATTCTTACTTTGCCATCTGGTATTTTGGGATTTCAAAGACTTTCCATTATGGATTTAAGTTTTAGTGGAATGCAGCCATTTACCAGAAAAATGGATGCAGCTATCTGCAATGGTGAAATTTACGGCTTCCGTGAAATCAAAAATGAATTAATAAAAAAAGGCCATAAGTTTATTTCTGATAGTGATTGTGAAATATTACTTCCCATGTATTATGAATACGGACTAGATATGTTTTCAAAATTAGATGCAGAATTTGCAACTGTTATCTACGATGGCAAAAAGGACAGTTACATTGCAGCTCGAGATCCAATTGGAATTCGCCCTCTATTTTATGGCTATTCTGAATCGGGTAAAATAATATTTGCAAGTGAAGCAAAAAACTTAATTGGTCTTACCGACAAGATTACACCCTTTCCACCTGGACATTATTACGCTGATGGTAAATTTACATGCTATTGTGATATAGCCGAAACAAAGGGTGACTATCGCAAAGATGCCCTGGAGGTTATTTTCAATAAAATTCATGATAAATTGACAGCTGCTGTAGAAAAACGTATGGATGCTGATGCTCCTGTGGGCTTTTTGTTAAGCGGTGGATTAGATAGTTCACTGGTATGTGCAATTGCCCAGAAAATGAATCCTAAAAAAACAATTAGAACATTTTCCATAGGTATGACTGAGGATGCCATTGACTTAAAATATGCAAAGGAAGTTGCAGATTATATTCACAGCGATCATACTGTTGTTTATATGACAAAAGAAGAAGTACTCCAGTCACTGGATGAGGTTATTAAAATTCTTGGCACATACGATATTACCACAATAAGAGCAAGCATGGGAATGTATTTAATCTGTAAGAAAATACATGAAATTTCCGATATAAGAGTACTTCTGACCGGTGAAATTTCCGACGAATTATTCGGCTATAAATATACTGATTTTGCTCCAAATGCAGAAGAATTTCAAAAGGAATCACAAAAGAGAATCCGGGAACTTCATATGTATGATGTACTTCGTGCAGACCGCTGCATAAGCTCAAATTCCCTAGAAGCAAGAGTACCTTTTGGAGATTTGGATTTCGTAGAGTATGTTATGTCCATAGACCCTGAAAAGAAATTGAACAAATACAATATGGGTAAATATCTCTTAAGACGTTCATTTGAAGGGGATTATCTGCCACATGATATCTTATACCGTGAAAAGGCGGCATTTAGTGATGCTGTAGGGCATTCTATGGTGGATTATTTAAAGGAATATGCAGAAACCTGCTATAGTGATGAAGAATTTGAAGAAACATGTAAAAACTATGAATATCATGCTAGACCATTCACAAAAGAATCATTGTTATACAGAGAAATTTTTGAAAAATACTATTTGGGACAAGCAGAAATGATAATGGACTTTTGGATGCCAAATAAAGAATGGGAAGGCTGTGACGTAAATGATCCTAGTGCCAGGGTATTGTCAAATTACGGTGCCAGCGGCAAATAA
- a CDS encoding M3 family oligoendopeptidase, with amino-acid sequence MKFNEFKYERPNYDEIKKSINSLVDKLKSARSCEKQFECINHINGIRNHLQTMGTLAQIRHSINTKDKYYDEERSYWDEHSPLYDELDFTFYKELVQSNFRKELEEKLGTQFFTLAEFSLKAFSPEVIEELQLENKLSSEYTKLLASAKIPFMGETRNLSGLTPFIQSKDRQIRKNASDAKYKFFEEHEDEIDKIYDNLVKVRTKIAQKLGFKNFVELGYIRMKRSDYTPEMVAKFRKQVEKYLVPAASKLYDRQLDRLGLDTLTYYDEKFEFTTGNAKPKGSPEWIVSNASKMYSELSAETREFFNFMVEKELLDLVTKENKAGGGYCTYIPDYKSPFIFSNFNGTSGDVDVLTHEAGHAFQTYLSRWIEIPECIFPTYESCEIHSMSMEFFTWPWMNLFFHEDADKYRFAHLESAVKFIPYGVTVDEFQHYVYENPEATPEDRKRTWRTIEKKYLPHKNYTGCDFLENGGWWFQQSHIFNVPFYYIDYTLAQICALQFWKKAMDNRKSAWEDYIKICRVGGTKSFLELVESANLKSPFQDGCISSIIEPINNWFNLIDDKKL; translated from the coding sequence ATGAAGTTTAATGAATTCAAATATGAAAGACCTAACTACGATGAAATCAAAAAGTCCATTAATTCTCTTGTGGATAAACTGAAATCTGCTCGCAGCTGTGAAAAACAATTTGAATGCATAAATCATATAAATGGTATAAGAAACCACCTACAGACCATGGGAACCCTAGCTCAAATAAGACACAGTATAAATACAAAAGATAAATATTATGACGAAGAGAGAAGCTATTGGGATGAACATTCCCCTCTATATGATGAACTGGACTTTACATTTTACAAGGAACTAGTTCAATCAAATTTCAGAAAAGAACTGGAAGAAAAACTGGGCACACAATTTTTTACCCTTGCTGAATTTTCCCTAAAAGCTTTTTCACCGGAAGTCATAGAGGAGCTTCAACTTGAAAATAAATTGTCATCGGAATATACCAAATTGCTGGCTTCTGCAAAAATTCCCTTTATGGGTGAAACAAGAAATTTATCTGGCCTCACCCCTTTTATACAAAGTAAAGACAGACAAATAAGAAAAAATGCTTCAGATGCCAAATATAAATTTTTTGAAGAGCATGAAGATGAAATTGACAAAATATATGATAATCTGGTAAAGGTGAGAACCAAGATAGCTCAAAAATTAGGCTTTAAAAACTTTGTGGAACTTGGTTATATAAGAATGAAGAGAAGTGACTACACTCCTGAAATGGTGGCTAAATTTAGAAAACAGGTGGAAAAGTACCTTGTACCTGCTGCTTCAAAGCTATATGACAGGCAGCTAGATAGACTGGGACTTGACACTCTCACCTACTATGATGAAAAATTTGAATTTACAACTGGAAATGCCAAACCAAAAGGCAGTCCAGAATGGATAGTTTCAAATGCCAGTAAAATGTACTCTGAATTATCTGCAGAGACTAGAGAATTTTTCAACTTTATGGTGGAAAAGGAACTATTAGATCTGGTAACTAAAGAGAATAAGGCCGGAGGTGGATACTGCACCTATATACCGGATTATAAATCACCTTTTATATTTTCAAATTTCAACGGAACTTCAGGGGATGTAGATGTTTTAACACATGAAGCCGGTCATGCTTTTCAAACTTATCTATCCAGATGGATTGAAATTCCAGAGTGCATATTTCCAACTTATGAAAGCTGTGAAATACATTCAATGAGTATGGAGTTTTTCACCTGGCCCTGGATGAACCTGTTTTTCCATGAAGATGCAGACAAATACAGATTTGCCCATCTTGAAAGTGCTGTGAAATTTATACCTTACGGAGTTACAGTAGATGAATTTCAACACTATGTGTACGAAAACCCAGAGGCAACTCCTGAAGATAGAAAAAGAACCTGGAGAACCATAGAGAAAAAATATCTGCCCCATAAAAATTATACTGGCTGTGATTTTCTGGAAAATGGAGGATGGTGGTTTCAACAATCCCATATATTCAATGTACCTTTTTACTATATAGATTACACTCTGGCACAAATATGTGCCCTTCAATTCTGGAAAAAAGCAATGGATAATAGAAAATCTGCCTGGGAAGACTATATAAAAATATGCAGGGTGGGAGGTACAAAGTCCTTTTTAGAACTCGTTGAAAGTGCCAATCTTAAATCTCCTTTCCAAGATGGATGTATAAGTTCAATTATAGAACCTATTAATAACTGGTTTAATTTAATAGATGATAAAAAACTGTGA
- a CDS encoding TetR/AcrR family transcriptional regulator: MDNRLMAIDNIATELFINHGYSRTKVSYIAKKTGISVGAIYNLFENKQAILKFIIKNSIDPNHINSISRLPIKESDFNNLETDVKLFFEKNKSNFESNIHNDTYSFEEMLSDIFDFVNRYGRIFLIYENNRDICNNLFLIYINGRNSFFNSIFSYIQLLEKNKKIRTLKYPEYDTRLIIETVAWWLTYGHIYGYNKLIF; this comes from the coding sequence ATGGATAATAGATTAATGGCAATTGATAATATAGCTACTGAGTTATTTATCAATCACGGCTATTCAAGAACTAAAGTAAGTTATATTGCAAAAAAAACAGGTATTTCAGTTGGGGCAATTTATAATTTATTTGAAAATAAACAAGCTATTCTTAAATTCATTATAAAAAATTCTATAGATCCAAATCACATAAATTCTATTTCTAGACTTCCCATAAAAGAATCTGACTTTAATAATTTAGAAACAGATGTAAAACTTTTTTTTGAAAAAAATAAATCTAACTTTGAATCCAACATACATAATGATACTTATTCTTTTGAAGAGATGCTGTCAGATATTTTTGACTTTGTTAATAGATATGGAAGAATTTTTTTAATATATGAAAATAATAGAGATATTTGTAACAACCTTTTTTTAATATATATTAATGGTAGAAATAGTTTTTTTAATAGTATTTTTTCATACATACAGCTTCTTGAAAAAAATAAAAAAATTAGAACTTTAAAATATCCAGAATATGATACAAGGCTCATAATTGAAACAGTGGCTTGGTGGCTGACGTATGGACATATATATGGTTATAACAAGTTAATCTTCTAA
- a CDS encoding RNA polymerase sigma factor — translation MTDFEVIYSQYFADVYKYALSLCRNETLAEEITQETFFKALKSIDKFKGDCKMRVWLCQIAKNTYFSIYQKNKHITDESHEENEGECIEQKLIDSEIAWEIHKILHFLDEPYKEVFTLRVFGELPFLRIAELFGKTESWARVTFHRAKIKLKGRLK, via the coding sequence GTGACTGATTTTGAAGTTATATACTCTCAATATTTTGCTGATGTCTATAAATATGCTCTGTCACTATGCCGTAATGAAACTTTGGCAGAGGAAATAACCCAGGAAACGTTTTTTAAAGCTTTGAAAAGTATAGACAAGTTTAAAGGAGACTGTAAAATGCGAGTTTGGCTGTGCCAAATAGCAAAAAATACTTATTTTTCTATATATCAAAAAAATAAACATATTACAGATGAATCTCATGAAGAAAATGAAGGCGAGTGTATTGAACAAAAGTTAATAGATAGTGAAATAGCATGGGAAATACATAAAATACTTCATTTTCTAGATGAACCATATAAAGAGGTTTTCACTTTACGGGTATTTGGTGAATTACCTTTTTTACGAATTGCTGAGCTTTTTGGAAAAACAGAAAGTTGGGCAAGAGTCACATTTCATCGTGCGAAGATTAAACTCAAGGGGAGGTTAAAATGA
- a CDS encoding LysM peptidoglycan-binding domain-containing protein, with product MPYNYYRQCPANHYPYVIQPGDTLYNISRRLEVSIQRIIASNPGINPYYLKVGQIICIPACPPNYTSRIIQPGDTLYKISREYNVSVESILDANPGIDPNYLRVGQHLCIPPSNSESENCEKTTSAMQDDIDVLKNESTVQKTHESNYRNSAQTTTTATVTERQIRFNAVNVAFSGNYSGHYTSGKSYPYYTDASSGGQRGINVRDNFGVWHSFNYRVPLT from the coding sequence ATGCCATATAACTATTATAGACAATGCCCTGCAAATCATTATCCTTATGTAATACAACCTGGAGATACATTATATAATATTTCACGAAGATTAGAAGTCAGCATTCAAAGAATTATTGCATCAAATCCTGGAATAAATCCATATTATCTCAAGGTAGGCCAGATTATATGTATACCTGCCTGTCCTCCAAATTATACTTCTAGAATAATTCAACCAGGAGATACTCTATATAAAATTTCACGAGAATACAATGTCAGTGTAGAAAGCATTTTGGACGCAAATCCAGGTATTGATCCAAACTATTTAAGAGTTGGTCAACATCTATGCATACCTCCATCAAATTCAGAATCCGAAAATTGTGAAAAAACCACATCTGCCATGCAAGACGATATTGATGTTTTAAAAAATGAAAGTACCGTCCAAAAAACTCACGAATCAAATTATAGAAATTCTGCACAAACAACTACTACCGCTACAGTAACTGAGAGACAAATACGTTTTAATGCTGTAAATGTAGCCTTTTCTGGAAATTATAGTGGACATTACACTTCTGGAAAAAGTTATCCATATTATACTGATGCATCATCGGGGGGTCAAAGAGGTATAAATGTACGTGATAATTTTGGAGTATGGCATTCCTTTAATTATCGTGTACCGTTAACTTAA